One stretch of Heterodontus francisci isolate sHetFra1 chromosome 22, sHetFra1.hap1, whole genome shotgun sequence DNA includes these proteins:
- the LOC137381474 gene encoding coatomer subunit delta: protein MVLLATAVCTKAGKAIVSRQFVEMTRTRIEGLLAAFPKLMNTGKQHTFVETESVRYVYQPLEKLYMVLITTKNSNILEDLETLRLFSRVIPEYCRVLEESEISEHCFDLIFAFDEIVALGYRENVNLAQIRTFTEMDSHEEKVFRAVRETQEREAKAEMRRKAKELQQARRDAERQGKKAPGFGGFGSGGILGSSAASMITDAIIEPEKPKMTPAVMRPSGPSKALKLGAKGKDVENFVDKLKSEGEQISSSTKRSSEAAKVLSPPVNVESVHLKIEEKISLTCGRDGGLQNMEVHGMIMLRVSDEKQGKIRLQVENDDKKGVQLQTHPNVDKKLFTTDSVIGLKNPEKSFPLNNDVGVLKWRLQTNDDAFIPLTINCWPSESATGCDVNIEYELQESTLELNDVIISIPIPAGVGAPLIGELDGEYRHDSRKNILEWCLPVIDAKNKSGSLEFSIAGQPNDFFPVNVSFVSKRNYCNIQVTGISHVDSNSPVRFSMETMLLVDKYEIL, encoded by the exons ATG gTGCTGTTGGCTACAGCTGTTTGCACCAAAGCTGGGAAGGCGATTGTCTCACGGCAGTTTGTGGAAATGACAAGGACCCGAATTGAAGGTTTGCTGGCAGCATTCCCCAAACTAATGAACACTGGGAAGCAGCACACGTTTGTGGAGACAGAAAGTGTGCGATACGTTTACCAGCCACTGGAAAAACTCTACATGGTGTTGATCACAACCAAAAATAGCAACATCCTGGAAGATCTGGAAACACTCCGTCTCTTCTCTCGAGTG ATTCCAGAGTATTGCAGAGTCCTGGAGGAGAGTGAGATATCCGAGCACTGCTTTGATCTGATTTTTGCCTTTGATGAAATTGTGGCTCTGGGTTACCGTGAGAACGTTAACCTGGCCCAGATCCGAACATTCACAGAAATGGACTCCCACGAAGAGAAAGTTTTCCGAGCTGTCAGAGAG ACACAAGAACGTGAAGCAAAAGCGGAGATGCGTCGAAAGGCCAAGGAGTTGCAGCAGGCTCGCAGAGACGCAGAGAGGCAAGGCAAGAAAGCTCCTGGCTTTGGTGGATTTGGCAGTGGAGGAATCTTGGGCAGCTCAGCAGCATCCATGATAACCGATGCCATCATCGAACCAGAGAAGCCAAAGATGACCCCAGCAGTAATGAG ACCTTCTGGTCCAAGCAAGGCCTTAAAACTTGGAGCAAAGGGAAAGGATGTGGAGAATTTCGTAGACAAGCTGAAGTCAGAAGGAGAACAGATTAGTTCCTCGACTAAGCGTTCATCAGAAGCAGCTAAAGTACTGTCACCTCCTGTTAATGTAGAAAG TGTACATCTGAAGATTGAAGAGAAGATATCACTGACATGTGGCCGGGATGGTGGCTTGCAAAACATGGAAGTACATGGCATGATCATGCTCCGGGTTAGTGATGAAAAGCAGGGGAAAATTCGTCTTCAAGTGGAGAATGATGACAAAAAAGGGGTTCAGTTACAG ACTCATCCGAACGTGGATAAGAAACTTTTCACGACAGACTCTGTGATAGGCCTAAAGAACCCAGAGAAGTCCTTTCCGCTGAATAACGATGTTGGGGTCCTGAAGTGGAGATTGCAAACTAATGATGACGCCTTTATTCCCCTCACCA TTAACTGCTGGCCTTCGGAGAGTGCCACTGGTTGTGATGTAAATATTGAGTATGAACTACAGGAGAGCACTCTGGAACTAAACGACGTGATCATCTCCATTCCCATTCC GGCTGGTGTTGGTGCCCCATTAATTGGGGAACTCGATGGCGAGTATCGCCATGACAGCCGGAAAAACATTCTCGAGTGGTGCCTACCAGTCATCGATGCCAAAAATAAATCTGGCAGCCTGGAGTTCAGTATAGCTGGACAGCCCAATGATTTCTTCCCAGTCAATGTCTCCTTTGTATCCAAAAGGAACTATTGCAATATACAG